Genomic window (Gloeocapsa sp. DLM2.Bin57):
AAATAACTATGGGAAAGAAAAAGTTTTTATTACTATCACCATCGAGTTGTACTAATCCTCGTTCTGGTGGTGGTCAGAGAACCAACTTAATTTACAATATTTTACAAAAATTAGGTGAGGTTGATGTGGTATTGGTGGGTGGAGGAAATCTTCAGGTTTTGTCTGAGTTTTTCCCTGGAGTGAAATCAATCCAACTGGTTAATACTCTCAATCCTGGAGAAATAGGGTTCTCGAAAAGCTTCAGAAAGATTCAACCCCAAGTTATCGATAATCTAGCATTGGTGTTAAGCGATCGCGCTCAAGTTATTTATAAAGCAGATCCTCTACTCCAACCAGTAGTCAAGGATTTATTAGCCAAAAACGATTATGATTTAATTATTGGACGACATTTACGGACTGTTGCTAAAGCGGGAATATTCAATCAAACCAATGTACCGATTATCCTCGATTATGATGATCCAGATAACGAAACCCTCCGTACCAGATTAAATCAACCTGGGTTAAATTTCTTCTCTCGTGTAATTTTGGCTTCTCATCTGAAACAAACCGAGAAGATCTTACCCCAATTACTCTCACTACCTCAACATATTTGGGTAACCCATCAAAATCACCAAAATATGATTAACCATCCCGAAGTTTCGATTTTACCCAATATTCCCTACTCTACTATGTTGAGTGAGCCTCCAGAGTTTATACCCATTAATCCTGATTCTCAGACTATTTTATTCGTGGGTATTCACGGATATCGAGTTAACCGAGACGGAGTCAAAAACTTTATTGTCAATCAGTGGTCAAATATTCGTAAGGTAGTGAATAGCGCACAATTACGTATAGTGGGTTTAGGTAATTGGTCAGAGTTAGAATCACAACTAGGTGTGATACCAGGAGTAGAGTACGTCGGTTTTGTGGAAGATTTGCGCAAAGAATACAATCAAGCTCGATTTACCATCGTACCCCTTTTTGAAGGTGGAGGTACTAAAATTAAAGTAATGGAGTCTCTCTATTATGGACGAACTGCGGTAGTCACTGATCAGGTTCATTATGGCTACAGAAATTTACCCAATCAAGAAGCTTTACTAGTCGCAAACACGGAAACAGAGTTTACAGATCAATGTATTCGATTACTCAATGATTCAGATTTATGTAACAGATTAGCCCAACAGGGTAGAGAGATGGTTATTGATAACTACTCTTTTAGTCGCTTTGAATCTATAGTTACCGAAACCGTCAACAGTCTTTGTCCAGATTAAATTGCTTGACAATATTTAATTAAATAACCTCTAAATTTTTGAGAGAAGGGAGTTTTAAGACTTTTTTCTCTTTTTTGATTGGCAATCTAAGTTAATAGTTAGCCAATTTTATAAATAATTTTTGCTCCTGAATAAAATTACTATTTTTACTTAGTTACGTGTAAATACTTAATAAAAGTTAAAAACTCTAATTAACTAAAGTTTTGTTTAAAAAATATGCTTAATATTTACTTTTTATAATTTGTGTAATTATAATTAAGGTTACAAACTTTTTCAGTATATTTATTTACATAAAGTTATTGAGTATAGTTAGCAAAAATCTAATACTATAGCAATAAAATTAAGACAGAGCAAAGAATCTGGTTAACCTAGTACCTACTAGTTTTAACTCATATTCCCAGTTTCATAATAACTTAACCCCAGTATTTTTAATAGTAAAAATCAGAAAATTAACGTAAATAAATTTACTTTTATAGGATTTGCTCTCAATATTTACACTATCAGGATTTACACTATATCGCTAAAAATCAGTGATTGTAGCCACAACAATGCTCAAGGAAAAAGGAATGATAAGGATAGATAAAACAAATTCCTTATAGGTCAATAGCCATGAATAGCAACTCTAACTATATAAATAATCAAGTATTAGTTCAATTCTTATCGGAAACAGCAGAAGCAACCAAAACAGAACTAAGAGCTAGTCTCGGTGCTAGTGTAGAAGATGTCGATGTTGTCTCTGGTAAAGAATTATGGACATTTGCTGCTGATGTAGATATCAACAAAGTCGTAACATTACTAGAAGAAAATAATAACACAGAATACGTAGGACGCAACAGTTTAGTTACTCCTCAAGCTATCCCCAACGATCCTAGTTTTAGCCTGCAGTGGGGTTTACACAACAGTAACAATCGCGATATAGACGCTCCCCAAGCTTGGGATATCACTACAGGTAGCGATGAAATAGTTATCGCGGTAATTGATACAGGAGTAGATTACAACCACCCCGATTTAAGAAATAATATCTGGGTAAATACAGGAGAGATTCCTAATAACGGAATTGACGATGATGGTAATGGTTACGTGGATGACTACCATGGTTATGACTTTGTTGGTAGAAATTCAGACCCCATGGATGTCACTGGACATGGTACACACGTAGCAGGAATTATCGGCGCTGAAGGTAACAACGGTATAGGTATCAGTGGTGTAGCTCCCAACGTCAAAATAATGCCCATTAGAGCAGCAGGTGGTACAACCTTTCATATTTTCCAAGCTATTAATTACGTCAATATGATGCGGAGTAGAGGAGTAAATATTGTTGCTGTTAACAATAGCTATAGTTTCCCCAACTATGATGATGGTATCAGAAATGCCATTGCTCAAGCGGGACAACAAGGGATCTTATTTGTCGCATCTGCAGGTAATGATAATGCTGATGTTGATCTTACCTCAGCGAACTACACAAACACTAGTTATCCAGCTGCTTTTAATTTAGATAACATTATTGCTGTTACTGCTACCAATAGTAACGATGAAAAACATAGCACTTCTAACTATGGAGCAAATACAATTCATTTAGGAGCACCCGGAGCGAGTATTTATAGTACAGTAAGTGGAACTGGTTATGGCTATAAAAGCGGTACGTCTATGGCAGCACCTCACGTTACAGGAGTCGCTGCACTATTAAAAGCTCAAAATCCCTCTTGGAGTTATCAACAAATCAAAGACAGAATTTTAAGTACAGTTGATCCTGTTCCTTCTTTGAGTGGAATTACTGTTACAGGTGGAAGACTTAACGCTCATAACGCTTTAACTGGTCAAATTGCACCCATTGAGATATCTATTAATAATCTAACCGTTAACGAAAATGTTGGTAATGCTGTAGTTAATGTTAACCTTTCTAGAGCTGCTGCAGGACCAATCACGGTTAACTATGCAACTCAAAACGGAACAGCGATCGCAGGTAGCGATTATACCACTACTAATGGTACTTTAACTATTCCCGCGAATCAAACTTCTGCTACTATTGCTGTTCCCATCATCGATGATACGATTGCTGAACCTGACGAAACATTCTATGTCAACCTAAGTAACCCCAATGGAGCTGTTTTAAGTAATAACCAAGCAGTAGTAACCATCATCGATAATGACCAAACCCTACCGAGAATCAGCGTTGGTGATGTAGCAGATTATGAAGGTAATTCTGGTTTTAAATGGTTTAACTTCCTAGTTACCCTAGATTCTCCTAGCAGTCAACCAGTTTCGGTTACCCTATCTACAGCCGATGGTACAGCCGTAAGTGGATCAGACTATACAGCAGGTAGTAAAACCATTACCTTTAGCCCAGGTCAAACTCAGATTACCGAAAGAGTTAGAGTCAGAGGAGATAGAGTTCCAGAGCCTCATGAAGTCTTTTATGTTAATGCTAGTAATCCAGTTAACGCTACCATCGATAAAGGACAAGGAATTATCACCATTCTCAATGACGATGGCGTCACCCCTAATAGTGATAACTTCCTCTTTGACAATAGCTCAGCTGTGGAAATTAAATCGGAGATTGATCCTAAACAACTACTCGGAGCATCCTCAGCTACAATAAAAGAAGACCTCTTTAACTCTGATTCTGAATTAGTAAGCATGAGAAGTAACCTATTAGAAGGTAAAGAAAATCAAGTTTTTGACTCTTTCTCTTCAGGTTGGTAAGTTGAAGCAATATACAACTCTTTTAACTGTTTATCGCTCACTGATGCTGGTGCTTCGGTGAGTAAACAACTTGCTTGTTGGGTTTTCGGAAAAGCAATCACATCTCTAATTGATTCTTCTTGAGCGAGTAACATCACTAAACGATCTAAACCGTAAGCGATACCACCATGGGGAGGAGCACCATATTCAAAAGCTTCTAAAAGGAAACCAAATTTATCTTGAGCTTCCTGTGGGGATAACCCGATCGTTTGAAAGACTTTTTCTTGGATCTCTTTCTGATAGATACGTAAACTACCTCCACCGATTTCTACACCATTAAATACTAAGTCATAAGCTTGTGCTCTAGCGTTGGCTAAATCCTCGATATCTTCAGCATAGGGAGCAGTAAAGGGGTGGTGTAACGCTTCTAGTCTTTTTTCCTCGGGATTCCACTCAAACATTGGGAAATCTGTTACCCAGAGTAGATTAATTTGATTTTCAGGGATTAAACCTAATTCTGCTCCGATGAATAAGCGTAAACGATCTAAAGCTTTATTGACTATATTAGTTTCTGCCGCGACAAACAGTAATAAATGTCCAGGTTTAGCCTTAGTTTTGCTTAAAATTGCTGCTTTTTGCTCTACACTTAGGTTATCTTTAATCGCTCCAATCGTATCGATTTCCCCTTCTTCGCGCACACGAATATAAGCGATTCCTTTAGCACCTGCGATGGTTGCTTCTTTATAAATATCTCCACCTGGTTTGATTCTCATGTTGGAGATAGTCTCATTCCCCCCAGGAATAGGGAGAATTTTGACTAAACCACCTTTTTTAACTACATCAGAGAAAACTTTAAAACCACAATCTTGGACAATCTCTGACACATCTACTAATTTTAAATCAAAACGGGTATCAGGGCGATCGCTTCCATATACATCCATCGCTTCGTTATAAGTTAAACGTGGAAAAGGAGTAGATAACTCGATATTTTTGACCTTTTTAAAGATATGAGAGATTAACCCCTCGTTAAGAGTAATTACCTCATCTAAAGACATAAAACTCATTTCCATGTCTAATTGGGTAAATTCTGGTTGACGATCTGCTCTTAAATCCTCATCCCGAAAACAACGCGCAATTTGATAATAGCGATCGCATCCTGCTACCATCAATAACTGTTTAAACAATTGGGGAGACTGAGGTAAAGCGTACCAATCTCCTGGATTGACTCGGGAGGGGACAAGATAATCTCTTGCTCCTTCAGGGGTAGAGCGAGTTAAAATAGGAGTCTCTACCTCTAGAAAATGTTCTTGATTCTCTAAATAATCGCGAATCCCTTTAACCACCTCATGACGGAGACGGAGATTAGCGTACATTTTTTCCCGTCTTAAATCTAGGTAACGGTATTTTAACCTTAAGTCTTCTCTGACTAATTCAGAGTCAATACTAGATACCTGAAAAGGTAGTTGTTTAGTTACCCCATTGAGTATCTCAATTTTATGAGCGTAGATTTCAATTTCTCCTGTGGGTAATTTGGGGTTTTTTGAATCCACCGGACGTGGGCTAACTTTTCCTGTTATTCTAACTACATATTCATTTCTGAGGGTTTCTGCGTCTGAATAAGAATCGGGAGTACGTTGAGGATCGCTGACTATTTGTACTACCCCTGAGCGATCGCGCAAATCTATAAAAATCACTCCCCCGTGATCTCTTCTTCTATCCACCCAACCACACAGAGTCACGGTTTCTTCAACCTGTTTAGCTTGTAATTCTCCGCAATAATAATTCCGCATTGACTAACTTAACCCATCCATATTAATTAAATACTATCAGTTTTTCTCTGACCAATTTTATTCCTTTTGGGCTAAAATCACTATAATCTTTTCTTACAAATACTCAAAGTCTTTTTCTATGTATAATTGTCTGGTTATAGGTGCAGGTCCCGCTGGGGCTACAGCTGCTTATCATCTCGCTAAACAAGCTCACTCAGTCTTAATCTTAGATAAAGCTTCTTTCCCTCGTAGTAAACCCTGTGGAGGGGGTGTCTCTCCGGCGATCGCTTCTTGGTTTGATTTTGACTTTACCCCCGTCATTGACAATACCATCACCCAAGTACAATATACCTGGAAAATTGGCGATCCCGTAGAAGCCAAACTCAAAAACGTTCAACCTATGTGGATGGTTAATCGAAGTGCTTTTGATAAGTTTATTCTAGATCAAGCTATCCAGAAGGGAGCAACCTTTAAAGACGATACCGAAGTTACCGCTATTCAATCTCAACCCGAAGGTTGGATCGTGAAAACTCCTACAGAAACCTTTACAGCAAATTATCTAATTGCTGCTGATGGGGTTAATAGCGTGGTGTCTAAATGGCTAGGTTTAGGTAACCCCCAACCTAGTTTAGCTGGATCTCTGGAAATCAAAACTAATCAACCTCCTCAAAACCTCAATAAAGCTTATTTTGAATTTGGGTTACTTAAAAATGGCTATATCTGGAACTTCCCCAAGAGTGACGGTTATAGTATTAGTGGTGCTATTTTACGAGGTAACAAAGCTAATTCAGCTGAACTGAAAAAACAGATTTTTACCTACGCTAAGGAATTTGGTTTAGATACTAGTAATGCTAGTTATACCGAATACCCCCTAGGTTTATGGCGCGAAAATCAACCCCTCCATAGTCAAAAAGCGATCGTAGCTGGTGAAGCTGCAGGAGTATTAGATCCTCTCACAGGGGAAGGTATTCGACCTTCAATTTGGACTGGTATTAAAGCTGCCGAAGCGATTAACCAAAGTCTTCAAGGTAACCCCAACGCTATCTCTCAATATACTGAGATTGTTAAACAAGAATGGGGTAATGATATGATTTTAGCCCAACGTCTAGCGGGATTATTTTATCAATTCCCCCAAATCGCCTATAAAGTTGGCGTAAAACGTCCTTCTGCAGCTCAAATTATGGGTCAAATTCTCTGTGGTGAACTTAGATATAGCGATATCACCGATAAAGCCATGAGTCGCTTGAAAAAAAGTCTCATCCCAGGTATGAAATAATTCGGAGTTAGGAGTTAGGAGTTAGGGGTTATTCCGAATGCGCGAATGCGCGAATTAATTATTGTTTCGCTCATTCTACATTCTTTATTTCCCTCTCCCCTACTTCTCCTGTTGGCTACACCAAGCGATCGCCTGTGGTAAAATCAAGTGTTCTTGTGCTTGAATACGCGCGTGTAAAGTCAGGGGTGTATCATCGGGTAAAATAGGTACAGCCGCTTGAATCAAAATCGGTCCACTATCTACTTCTAAAGTGGCTATATGTACCGTACAACCAGTTATTTTTACTCCCGCAGCTAAAGCTTGTTCTACAGCGCGAATCCCTGGAAAACTAGGTAATAAGCTAGGATGAATATTAATGATTCTATTGGTAAAAGCTTCTAAAAGAACATTTGTAACTATACGCATCCATCCCGCCATAATCACCCAATCAACTTGGTGTTGTTGTAAAATGCGGACAATTTCAGCGTCACAATCTTCTCTAGTAGCAAAATTACGGTGATTAACCAAGATTGCAGGAACTTGATAATTGACAGCACGATCACGCACTCCCGCTTTAGGATTATTATAGATAACTAGAGGGATTTCCGCCTTAAGTTTTCCTGCTTGAATAGCAGCGGCGATCGCTCCAAAATTGCTCCCACTTCCTGAAGCTAAAATCCCTAATCTGATTGGTTTAGTATTAGTTGGTTGTAAATTAGACAAAGGAGGGGAAATTAAGAGAGAATTAGCATAATCTACAGAAGGATTAATCATAATAAGATGACCAAAGAAGAAATAATTGCAAGTTTAAATCTAGTTAAACATATTGAGGGTGGCTATTTCGCTGAAACCTATCGCGCCGTTGAACAAATACCTACAGAAAGAAGCGGTAATCTACGCAATATGTGCACATCTATATACTATTTGTTAACCAGGGATCAGCCCGTTAATCATTTTCAGAAAAATCGCTCAGATATTATCCACTATTTCCACACAGGAGCAGCAATTACGTATCTGATTATTGATCCCGAAGGTAGATTAGAAAAGGTTAAACTAGGAAGTAATCTAGCAGCAGGAGAACAATTGCAACTCTTAGTCAAGGCTGGTTGTTGGAAAGCTGGATTTTTAGAAACAGGTGACTATGGTTTAATAGGGGAAGCGGTAGCACCAGGTTTTGATTATCGAGATATGGAAATAGCTGATCAGAGTTTACTAACACAATATCCTCACTTAGCCCCAGAAATCAAGGATTATCTGAACCATAATCAAGGGTAAATAAGCATCGTGGAATTAAAACAAGTTATCATCGCTCATAAATCGGGAGACTCTCAGAGTCGGAGTTGGGCTGAAAAATGTGCTAAAGAATTAGAAGCCCTTAATTGTCATGTCTTAATGGGGCCTAGTGGTTATAAAGATAACCCCTATCCCGTGTTTTTAGCCTCTTCTAACAGCAAAATCGACCTGGCGATCATTTTAGGAGGAGATGGTACTGTTTTAAGCGCAGCGCGTCAATTAGCTCAAGAAGGTATTCCTATTTTAGCAGTTAACGTGGGGGGACATTTAGGCTTTTTAACCGAACCTTTTGAAGAGTTTCAAGATACTACTAGAGTCTGGGAACGCTTACAATCAGACCATTACGCGGTACAACAACGTATGATGTTAGCAGCTGTTATCTGTGAAGGCGATCGCCATAATCCTGAAATTCTTGGTCAGAAATACTTCTGTCTCAACGAAATGTGTATTAAACCCGCTAGTATTGACCGTATGCCTACTTCTGTGTTAGAAATGGAAGTAGATGGAGAAGTAGTCGATCAATATCACGGTGATGGTTTATTAGTGGCTACACCTACAGGATCTACCTGTTATACAGCTTCTGCTAATGGTCCTATTATTCATCCTGGTATGGAAGCGATCGCCCTTACCCCTATTTGTCCTCTGAGCCTTTCTAGTCGTTCTATCGTAATACCACCTCGGTCTGTAGTTAGTATTTGGCCCTTAGGAGACTATGAACTAAATACTAAACTATGGACAGATGGTGCTTTAGCTACTTCAATTTGGCCCAATCAATGGGTCAGAGTATTTATGGCTGAAAAATCAGCTCGTTTTATCATTCTACGTCAAAGTTATTCTTTTTATCAAACTCTCAGAGAAAAATTACTCTGGGCTGGTGCTAGAGTCTATCATACTAATAATAATCGTTCTAATGGTAAATAGCGACTGCTCTTTTGTTTGTTAACACTAATTAATAACACTTAAGTAATTTTAAATCCCAATTAATCTTAAAAAAATCTAAAGTTTTACGGAAAGTATCTAAAAGGATAAACTGAGCAAAAATTAAGAGTTAAAATTATGACTAGTTATCGTAATACTAACTAAAATAATGCTGATAAAAGTCACCAATCAAGAAGAACTACAAAACCTCATACAACGGGTTAAAACCGCACAACAGGAATACGCCTCCTATAGTCAAGAGCAAGTAGATGCAATTTTCAAAAAAGCAGCCCTAGCAGCCAATACAGCCAGAATTGTTTTAGCAAAAATGGCAGCTACAGAAACAGGAATGGGTGTTGTAGAAGACAAAGTGATTAAAAATCATTTTGCTTCAGAAATTATCTACAACAAATATAAACAAGAGAAAACCTGTGGAGTGATTGAGGAAGACAAATCATTTGGATT
Coding sequences:
- a CDS encoding cupin domain-containing protein; translated protein: MTKEEIIASLNLVKHIEGGYFAETYRAVEQIPTERSGNLRNMCTSIYYLLTRDQPVNHFQKNRSDIIHYFHTGAAITYLIIDPEGRLEKVKLGSNLAAGEQLQLLVKAGCWKAGFLETGDYGLIGEAVAPGFDYRDMEIADQSLLTQYPHLAPEIKDYLNHNQG
- the aspS gene encoding aspartate--tRNA ligase, with the protein product MRNYYCGELQAKQVEETVTLCGWVDRRRDHGGVIFIDLRDRSGVVQIVSDPQRTPDSYSDAETLRNEYVVRITGKVSPRPVDSKNPKLPTGEIEIYAHKIEILNGVTKQLPFQVSSIDSELVREDLRLKYRYLDLRREKMYANLRLRHEVVKGIRDYLENQEHFLEVETPILTRSTPEGARDYLVPSRVNPGDWYALPQSPQLFKQLLMVAGCDRYYQIARCFRDEDLRADRQPEFTQLDMEMSFMSLDEVITLNEGLISHIFKKVKNIELSTPFPRLTYNEAMDVYGSDRPDTRFDLKLVDVSEIVQDCGFKVFSDVVKKGGLVKILPIPGGNETISNMRIKPGGDIYKEATIAGAKGIAYIRVREEGEIDTIGAIKDNLSVEQKAAILSKTKAKPGHLLLFVAAETNIVNKALDRLRLFIGAELGLIPENQINLLWVTDFPMFEWNPEEKRLEALHHPFTAPYAEDIEDLANARAQAYDLVFNGVEIGGGSLRIYQKEIQEKVFQTIGLSPQEAQDKFGFLLEAFEYGAPPHGGIAYGLDRLVMLLAQEESIRDVIAFPKTQQASCLLTEAPASVSDKQLKELYIASTYQPEEKESKT
- a CDS encoding phosphoribosylglycinamide formyltransferase, with the protein product MINPSVDYANSLLISPPLSNLQPTNTKPIRLGILASGSGSNFGAIAAAIQAGKLKAEIPLVIYNNPKAGVRDRAVNYQVPAILVNHRNFATREDCDAEIVRILQQHQVDWVIMAGWMRIVTNVLLEAFTNRIINIHPSLLPSFPGIRAVEQALAAGVKITGCTVHIATLEVDSGPILIQAAVPILPDDTPLTLHARIQAQEHLILPQAIAWCSQQEK
- a CDS encoding geranylgeranyl reductase family protein is translated as MYNCLVIGAGPAGATAAYHLAKQAHSVLILDKASFPRSKPCGGGVSPAIASWFDFDFTPVIDNTITQVQYTWKIGDPVEAKLKNVQPMWMVNRSAFDKFILDQAIQKGATFKDDTEVTAIQSQPEGWIVKTPTETFTANYLIAADGVNSVVSKWLGLGNPQPSLAGSLEIKTNQPPQNLNKAYFEFGLLKNGYIWNFPKSDGYSISGAILRGNKANSAELKKQIFTYAKEFGLDTSNASYTEYPLGLWRENQPLHSQKAIVAGEAAGVLDPLTGEGIRPSIWTGIKAAEAINQSLQGNPNAISQYTEIVKQEWGNDMILAQRLAGLFYQFPQIAYKVGVKRPSAAQIMGQILCGELRYSDITDKAMSRLKKSLIPGMK
- a CDS encoding glycosyltransferase, yielding MGKKKFLLLSPSSCTNPRSGGGQRTNLIYNILQKLGEVDVVLVGGGNLQVLSEFFPGVKSIQLVNTLNPGEIGFSKSFRKIQPQVIDNLALVLSDRAQVIYKADPLLQPVVKDLLAKNDYDLIIGRHLRTVAKAGIFNQTNVPIILDYDDPDNETLRTRLNQPGLNFFSRVILASHLKQTEKILPQLLSLPQHIWVTHQNHQNMINHPEVSILPNIPYSTMLSEPPEFIPINPDSQTILFVGIHGYRVNRDGVKNFIVNQWSNIRKVVNSAQLRIVGLGNWSELESQLGVIPGVEYVGFVEDLRKEYNQARFTIVPLFEGGGTKIKVMESLYYGRTAVVTDQVHYGYRNLPNQEALLVANTETEFTDQCIRLLNDSDLCNRLAQQGREMVIDNYSFSRFESIVTETVNSLCPD
- a CDS encoding NAD(+) kinase, translating into MELKQVIIAHKSGDSQSRSWAEKCAKELEALNCHVLMGPSGYKDNPYPVFLASSNSKIDLAIILGGDGTVLSAARQLAQEGIPILAVNVGGHLGFLTEPFEEFQDTTRVWERLQSDHYAVQQRMMLAAVICEGDRHNPEILGQKYFCLNEMCIKPASIDRMPTSVLEMEVDGEVVDQYHGDGLLVATPTGSTCYTASANGPIIHPGMEAIALTPICPLSLSSRSIVIPPRSVVSIWPLGDYELNTKLWTDGALATSIWPNQWVRVFMAEKSARFIILRQSYSFYQTLREKLLWAGARVYHTNNNRSNGK